CCGGCTCCCCCCGGGCCCGGGCCAATCACCGGACGTCTTCAGCGTCGGCCGGGCCGGGGGAACCCTCGCCCGGCCCGTTGCCGGCCTCCCGGGGCAGGGCCGCAGCCACGGCGGCCGTAGTCGGCCCATGGCGGACCATCAGCCGGGCCGCACCGCCTGGGCGGCCTTCCAAAACCATCTCGACCGCACCGGCCTGCCACAGGCAGGTCTTTTGCCCGGTGCTCTCCCGGCAATGCGGCGGCCCGAAATCCCGGGTCAGCCGCGTTTCCAGTCCCGAAACCCCGGTCGCGTCGCTGAGGGCGGCATCGACTGAGAAAAAGCGCCCCTCATAAAAGGCCAGGACCGGTTCGACCAGGACAGTGTCCCAGAGGGTGGCCGGCCGGTCCGGAGCAGTGAAATAAACGAGTTTTTTGGACACGGCCTCCGGTAACGGGACGGATTGGCGCAGCAGATCGGCGGGGGGGGCATCGCCAAAAGCCAATCCGAAATACCGCTGTGGCAGTTCGGGCACCCTGGAGCAGGCGGCCAGGGCCAGCCAGCCCACAGTCAGAAAGCAGACGACACCGGCAACCACCCATCCCGACCGCCGCCTGAGGCTGTTGGCGGCGACTGAACCCGGGCTTGGCCTCGCACCGAAGAGATTCTGAGCTGTCATGTCGGTCTCCTGGGCAGCAGGGCTTCCTGACGGCAGAACAGTCCGCTCAAACGCCTCTGCATGGCCGTCGCGGCATTCTTGCAAAGATTGTGGGAAAATAACAGTCCGAACAGGATGCCGACATAGAATCTCAAGGCTGTATAATCAGATACTAAATTAAATACTATACAGTTTAAACAAATATTCTCAATCTATCACTAGACAACTGCATAGAATTGTCAACAAACTATACACAAAAGACAAGCAAATAATCGCACTTGACCGCTTCGATAAAACTGCTACCCTCTCGAAACAAGCGACGAAACGAACCATTTTTTTTCACGGCCACAGTGCTGCATGAATTAATTTTCATTATCTGTTTACCACCAAGCCCGTCACAGGATGCAAGAGCAGCGTTGCCCAACTCCCAAGCTGCCAGTAGACGCGGCCGGGTTACGACATCTCACCGGCAAGCCACGCCGCTGCCAAACCGCCACCGCGAGCAAATAGGAAATGTTGCCTATGCCCTATCCGCCGCTGCGAAACCCAGGCCGTCCGCTGTTTTTCAAACCCAGACGCCGTCCCTGGCGGGCCGCCCTGGTGCTGCTCTTCCTGGCCGCCGCAGCAGCGGCAGTCGTGACCTTGCTCCGAGACCTCCCCTCCCAGACCGTCCTCGTGGGGCCGCCCAACCCTCTGGCTCTCGCCCCGACTCTGCCGGCCGAACAATTCGATCCCACAGACAACCTGTTTACGCGAAAACCCGAAGTCTCACAAAACGGCCAGGACACGGACAAGGAAACCCTCACCGGCCAGGTCCGGCCCGGCCAGACCTTAAGCGCCCTCCTGGGCCGGCATCTCGCAGCGGACAAACTGGCATCGCTTAACGACCCTGAAGACTTTTCCTTCTCCGAACTGCGCTCGGGCCAGCCCTATCGTCTGACTCTTCGTGACCGGGAACTGGTTTCTTTTGAATACGATATCAGCCCGAGTGAATTGCTGGTCATTGATGAGACCGATGGCGAGCTGGCGGCCCGGGTGGAAACCCGCCAGTGCGAAGTGCGCCCGATACTGTTGCGAGCCACCATCAGCACCAATCTGTCCGAGGCTGTCACCAAAGCCGGGGGCGATATTTCCACAGCCCTGGCCCTGGCCGATGTCTTTGCATCGGATCTCGATTGCAGCCGGGATCTCCAGCCTGGAGACGCCTTCGAGGCCGTGGTGGAAGAACGCTACGTGGAAAACAAGTTTGCCGGACTCGGCCGGGTCCTGGCGGCCCGCTACGTGGGCGAGGGGCGGACACTGGAGGGCTTTGGCCTCCTTGGCGACAAGGGAAAGCTCGACTATTACGATGCCGGGGGCCAGCCCCTTCGCAAGGCGTTTTTGCGGGCGCCTCTGTCGTTTCTGCGCGTCACCTCAGGCTTCACCGGTTCCCGGCTGCACCCCATCCTCAAGGTACGAAAAGCGCACTACGGCGTGGACTACGCCGCTCCGACCGGCACTCCGGTCTGGACCGTTGGCGACGGCGAGGTCATTGAACGCGGCCGCAACCCCGCCGCCGGCAACTACGTCACCGTGCGCCACGGCAAGACCTACGTCACCCGCTATAACCATTTAAGCCGCTTCGCCAAAGGCCTTGCCCCCGGGGCCAGGGTGGTTCAGGGACAGGTCATCGGCTATGTCGGCGAAACCGGTTACGCCACAGGACCGCATCTGGATTTTCGGATGTATGCCAATGGCCGGCCGGTCAACACCCTGGCTGACAACGAAGCCATGGCCGAGGCCCTGCCGCCCGCCCGGCTGGCGGAGTTGCGTGAGGATATCCTGATCCTGGCCGCCGTTCTTGACGGGCACAAGCCGCCGACCGCCCTGGCCGACAACCTGCCCCCGGCCGCCCCGGCCAGGAATCAATAGCGCAGACGTTCGAGGATGAGGTTGCTGACCAGAAAGCCGTTCTTGGTCAACCGCAGATGGCCGGCGCTGATGCGAATCAGCTCGTTTTGCCGCAAAGCGGTAATGAGCCCTTCGTTTTCCTTGAGAAAATCAATTCCCGTCAACCGCCGGTAGAGCGACAGACGAAGCCCCTTGGCCGTTCGCAGGGCGAGCATGACAAATTCGCGCACCCGTTCCTCCCGGGTCAGCGCCACGCCCCCGATCCCGCACCGCCCGGTCTTGGCCAAGGCAGCCCACTCGCGCACGTCGCGGGGATTTTCATGGCGCACGCCGCCAAGCGTCGACACCGCTCCCGGTCCAAGCCCGAGATAATCCCGGCCTTCCCAATAGCCGCTGTTGTGGCGGCTTTGAAAGCCCATGCGGGCAAAGCTTGAAATCTCGTATTGCAGGTAGCCCTGCTCCTCCAGATATTCGGCCCCGTGCACGTACATGCGGCCCTGCTCGATTTCCAGAGGCAATTCCAGCTCCCCGGCCGCGGCCAGGGCGGCCAGCGGCGTCTCCGGTTCGACGGTCAGGCCGTAGCAGGACAGGTGTTCCGGACGCAGGCGGACTGCGGTCTTGAGATTTTCCAGCCAGGTGGCTTCGCGCTGACCGGGCAGGCCCCAGATAAAATCCAGGCTGATATTGGCAAAGCCTGCCTGCCGGGCGGCGCCAAACGCGGCCATGGCGGCCTTGGCCTTGTGGGGACGGCCGAGAAACTGCAGGTCGGCGTCGGCAAAGCTTTGCACCCCA
This genomic window from Desulfovibrio sp. TomC contains:
- a CDS encoding M23 family metallopeptidase, translating into MPYPPLRNPGRPLFFKPRRRPWRAALVLLFLAAAAAAVVTLLRDLPSQTVLVGPPNPLALAPTLPAEQFDPTDNLFTRKPEVSQNGQDTDKETLTGQVRPGQTLSALLGRHLAADKLASLNDPEDFSFSELRSGQPYRLTLRDRELVSFEYDISPSELLVIDETDGELAARVETRQCEVRPILLRATISTNLSEAVTKAGGDISTALALADVFASDLDCSRDLQPGDAFEAVVEERYVENKFAGLGRVLAARYVGEGRTLEGFGLLGDKGKLDYYDAGGQPLRKAFLRAPLSFLRVTSGFTGSRLHPILKVRKAHYGVDYAAPTGTPVWTVGDGEVIERGRNPAAGNYVTVRHGKTYVTRYNHLSRFAKGLAPGARVVQGQVIGYVGETGYATGPHLDFRMYANGRPVNTLADNEAMAEALPPARLAELREDILILAAVLDGHKPPTALADNLPPAAPARNQ
- the hemW gene encoding radical SAM family heme chaperone HemW, which encodes MLLYIHVPFCRSKCRYCAFVSRPLDMAEVEVYATSLPLEIRAFGKKLGRPKVETIYFGGGTPSLLPPWALSRIIPELVKHFDIHPAVEWTFEANPDSALDVDYLRALIGYGVNRLSLGVQSFADADLQFLGRPHKAKAAMAAFGAARQAGFANISLDFIWGLPGQREATWLENLKTAVRLRPEHLSCYGLTVEPETPLAALAAAGELELPLEIEQGRMYVHGAEYLEEQGYLQYEISSFARMGFQSRHNSGYWEGRDYLGLGPGAVSTLGGVRHENPRDVREWAALAKTGRCGIGGVALTREERVREFVMLALRTAKGLRLSLYRRLTGIDFLKENEGLITALRQNELIRISAGHLRLTKNGFLVSNLILERLRY